In Apium graveolens cultivar Ventura chromosome 10, ASM990537v1, whole genome shotgun sequence, the following are encoded in one genomic region:
- the LOC141691952 gene encoding GDSL esterase/lipase At4g10955-like → MASRKQKFKHSGPTHITSTNWNYTQHRRSIAASLVQGVYVLEEDSQYNRKGQSALAPPWWSSFDFQLHPQLLIDDSDSSIFGAIYKFESPAPNTSCKYVVAFRGTVIKWRTIKQDIKLDLHHVFSQHKLQNSSRVVKALKAVKTLVDDAGAANVWLAGHSLGSLVALLVGRNMVKMGFLVETYLFNPPFSSLSIPMELLLVENMILKLGARIIGDVFRAGLSVLGHQVSQADNPFIKLSGWTPYLFVNPKDPICSQYVPYFEQRKTMVSIGASTIGRMGTQVSVMSIVSSRARATEPHHLLPTAYLVTNLVKTKTKKSHKLAQWWSESFTGEIELQNF, encoded by the exons ATGGCATCCAGAAAACAGAAGTTCAAACATTCAGGACCTACACACATAACTTCAACCAACTG GAATTACACACAGCACAGAAGATCCATTGCTGCAAGCTTGGTTCAAGGCGTATACGTTCTGGAAGAAGATAGTCAATACAATCGAAAAGGCCAGAGTGCTCTAGCACCTCCATGGTGGAGTTCTTTCGATTTCCAATTACACCCACAACTGCTCATAGATGACTCCGATTCTTCAATATTCGGAGCTATCTACAAGTTTGAATCCCCAGCACCTAACACATCATGCAAATACGTAGTTGCATTTCGAGGTACAGTAATCAAATGGCGTACAATAAAACAAGATATTAAACTGGATTTGCACCACGTATTCTCTCAGCATAAACTTCAAAACAGTTCCCGAGTTGTGAAGGCATTAAAAGCTGTGAAAACACTAGTTGATGATGCTGGTGCTGCAAATGTATGGCTAGCAGGACATTCTTTGGGCTCACTTGTTGCATTATTAGTAGGCCGAAACATGGTAAAAATGGGATTTCTCGTGGAAACATACCTTTTCAATCCACCATTCAGTTCATTATCAATACCAATGGAGCTACTACTAGTCGAGAACATGATATTAAAGCTTGGGGCCCGAATTATTGGGGATGTATTCAGGGCTGGATTATCCGTATTGGGCCACCAGGTGTCGCAAGCAGATAACCCTTTTATCAAGCTATCGGGCTGGACTCCGTACCTGTTTGTGAATCCAAAGGATCCAATTTGTTCCCAGTATGTTCCTTACTTTGAGCAAAGAAAGACAATGGTGAGTATCGGTGCTTCTACGATCGGAAGAATGGGGACCCAAGTCTCTGTGATGAGTATAGTTTCGTCACGAGCACGAGCTACAGAACCGCATCATCTTCTTCCGACTGCTTATCTTGTGACAAATTTGGTTAAGACAAAGACTAAGAAATCCCATAAATTGGCGCAGTGGTGGTCCGAGAGTTTTACTGGGGAGATTGAGTTACAAAATTTCTAG
- the LOC141691951 gene encoding GDSL esterase/lipase At4g10955-like produces MVKLGFHLETYLFNPPFSSVGTTLELLIKNKILKHGAKIVGSALKAGLSLTLKGHHHTEDNQFSVLSSWIPYLYVNPRDPISLEYIPYFKHRKTMKCISASRIGKYATQISLGSIATSCALWYSSKPYHLIPTAYLVINKYKS; encoded by the coding sequence ATGGTAAAACTGGGATTTCACCTAGAAACGTACCTTTTCAATCCACCATTCAGTTCAGTAGGAACAACACTAGAGCTACTAATCAAGAATAAGATACTGAAACACGGGGCTAAAATCGTGGGGAGTGCACTCAAGGCTGGATTATCACTGACCCTAAAGGGCCATCACCACACTGAAGATAACCAGTTCAGCGTGTTATCGAGTTGGATACCGTATCTGTACGTGAATCCACGTGATCCAATATCTTTGGAGTATATCCCATACTTTAAGCACAGGAAGACAATGAAGTGTATCAGTGCTTCAAGAATCGGAAAATATGCGACCCAAATTTCATTGGGGAGTATAGCTACATCATGTGCATTGTGGTATAGTTCAAAGCCATATCACTTAATTCCAACTGCTTATCTGGTGATTAATAAGTATAAGAGCTGA